CTCGGAGCACCGAGACCCCGTCGTGCTTCTCGGCGAGGACGACCCGGTCCGCGATCGACGCGAGCTCGGCCTCGTGCGAGACGAGGATGACCTGAGGCAGGGCGAGCTCCTCCAGGAGCTCCCCCATCCGCACGATTTGCTCCGGGGAGAACCCGTCGGTCGGCTCGTCCAAGATGATCGTTTCGAGATCGAGGCTCCCCATCGTCCGGACGACCCGGCCGAGCGCGAGGCGGAAGGCGAGCGCGAGCGACGTGCGTTCTCCCCCGCTCAGCGCCTCGGCGGGGGTCCATTCCCCGTGGATGAGGACTGCCGGGGTGAAGCTGACGTCGACGCGGGCCTCGAGGCCCGTGTCGTCTATGAGCGATGCGAAGTAGCGGGCGAAGAGCTGGTCGAACATCGCCTGGGCGGAGGCGAGCAGGCGTTCCTCGATCGAGAAGAGCGTCTCGCGGAACGGTCCTCCGACCCAGGCCGCCTTCGCCCGCAGTTCCTCGATCTCGCCGAGGAGCTGGCGGCGCTCCCGAAGACCGGCCTCCGCCTCGTTGAGGCGTCGCTCGGAGTCCTCGATGCGGGCCTCCGCGCGCACCACGGCGGCGCGGATCTCCGTAGCCACGGCCTGGAGCTCGGCGAGCTTCTTCCGGGCGCGGGCGTCCTCCTGCTCGAGAGTGGCGGCGCGCTCCACCCGGTCCCTCAGGGCGTTCAGGGCGATCATGCGCTCGGCGACCCGCTGTTGGATCGCCTCGAGCTCGGTGCCGATCCTCTCCCGATCCCGCTCCAGCGACTCCCGACGGATCTGACGGTTCCGCCGTTCCTCCTCGGCTCGGCGGACCCCCTCGATCCCGGTGATGCAGCGCGCCCGCTCGGCGTCCAGGGCGGTCGCCTTCGCCCGTTCGGCGCGCTCCGTGGCCTCTATGGGTTCGAGTGAGGTGGCCCGCTCGCGGGCCCTCTGGGCCTCGGCTTCCGCTTCGCGGAGCGCCGTCCGTGATGTCACTTCCTCGCTCTGGCACCGCGCGAGCGACGCGGAAGAGTCCGCGCGGCGGTGCTCTAGATCGATCCAACGGTCGCGGGCGCGTTCGTACCGTTCGCGGGATCGTCGTTCCTCCCCAACGGCCCCGCGCCCGGCCTGCAGCTTGCGAAGTCGATTCTCCGTTTCGGCGAGGGCTCGCGCGCTCTCCTCTCGGTGCGGGCGGAACTCCTCGGGGCGGACGGTCTGCCGGCACCGGGGACAGATGCCCCCCGCGAGGAGCGTGTCCACCTCTTCCAGATCCGTCCGAGCGCGCGCCGTTTCCTCGAGCGCCGTTCGTTCCGCCGCCTGGGCAGTTTCCAGGGCCGCGTCGATCTCCGATAGATTTCGGAGCGTGGGAGCCGGGGGTTCTCGCGCGGGCCCCTGCGCCGCCAGCTCGGCGAGCGTCGCCTTCGCTTCTTCGAGCGCATGCCGGGCCCGATCGGCGTGCTCGCGAGCGTCGGTCCGGTGTCGCTCGGCCGCGAGCGCTTCGGCGCGCACTGCGGCGAGCTCTTGGAGTCGAGTGGCGAGTTCGCGCAGCCCGGCGTTCAGCCGGGCTTGCTCCTCGTCGAGCGTCGCGGCCCGCTGGCTCAGGGCCGCGAGATCGGTGGCGGGGCCGACGGTGTCACCGGCGGCGAGACGTCCGATCTCGGCCACCGCATGGCGCTGCTGCTCGGTGAGCGAGGCGACGGCGCGCAGATCTTGTTCGCCTTGGCGCGTTAGGCTCGCCTGCTCTCGGCGGTCCCCTTCGACCCGGCGCAGACCTTCCTGGAGCTCCTGGCCGGCGCGTTCCGCGGCATCGAGATCTCGGCGGAGCTCCGCATGCTTCGTCTCGAGGCCCACGCGTTCCGCCCGGAGCCGGACGATCTCCGCAGAGCGCACGGAATGGTCGGCCTCCCAGTGGTGGAGGCGGCCGGCCTCCTCGACGCGCGTGGCCGCGACCCGCCGGATCTCGGAGGCGAGTTCTTGCGCGTTCTCCGCTGCGGCGCGGTACCGCTCAACTCCGAGCGCCTTGCGGATCGTCTCGAGCCGGTCCTGGGGCTCTTGGGAGAGGACCTCGCGCATCCGTTCCTGAGGCACGTAGACCGCCCAGCGCCACAGATCGGAGTGGGCGCGAGGACTCGGATTGTCCGGAAAACCGAAGAGGTCGATGATCCGCTGGCGGAGCTCGGTCGCCGAGTACTGGGTCGTCGCTCCGTCCTGCGAGAACGTGCTGCGCTCCAATTCGAAGCTATGGCGACCCTTGCGGGTGATCCGCCGGAACCGGCGGGAGATCTCGTAGCGGTGGCCCTCGTGCTCGATCTCGACGGCGACCTCCGCTTGGGGCGCGCCGTGGCGAACGAGGAACCCCGCGTCGACCTCGGCGAACCCGAAGAGGGCCATCTCGATCGCGTAGAGGAGGGAGGTCTTGCCGGAGCCGACATCCCCGGCGATCAGGGTCGTCCCCCGGGTGAGTTCGAGCTCGGCGGAGGTGTAGCTGCGGATGTTCTTCAATCGGAGGCGGCGCAGCTGCATCGGTCCTCCTCAGCGTGGTCCGACCCGTCGAACGCCGAGCAGTCGGCTGCCCCCGTCGACCCGGGCCTCCACGTAATCGGTCCGGGACTCTCCCTCGCCTCGCGGGAGGGCCAGCTCCTGGAGGAGCTCGCGCAGTCGCTGAGCGCCCTCAGGACCCGCGGCCCACGGAGCGCTCGGTCCCGTCTCCTCGGAGAGGGTAGCGAACCCGGCGGCCTCGATCTCCGATTCCGGCAGCACGGGCGTCGCCTCGGCCGACACGCCCGCGACGTCCCGGACGTCGGGGTGCAACGACATCCCGAGCTCTTCGAACCGCCGCTGGGACTCCGACACCCCGAGCGCGGCGAGGCCCGCGGCGCTCGGAGTGCCGGTGTAGTGGGCGATGATGTTCGTTCCGGCCCCCGCGTACGGGCGCGCCGCCACCTCGATGTCGGTGAGGATCTCGCTTCCGCTCCGCCCCGTGACGTTGACGTCGATGATGTGGACCTTCGAGTATGGGAATGGATCGAAGAAACGCACCGACGGCCGTCCTCGCACGACGGTCACGACCGCGAGACCTTGCGTGCCGGGGTGCTCCTGCCGGTACACGAGGTCCGGCGTGGACGTCCCGAAGATCGCACCGGGGTTGACGAGGAGACCGCCGCCCGGTCCTTCGTCCTCGTACATCACGTGGATGTGGCCCCCGGCGTAGTACCCGCAGCCTGGGGGCAGATCGGCCCGCGCGATCCCATGGATGTGCGCCCGGAGCCGGGGCGGCAGGCACTCCTCGATCGCCGCGTGGAACTGGAAGATCTTGAACCCCGGCTCGGCTCGGAACCGCTCGGAGTCCACGCCGCCGAAGTACTCGCGGTCGAGCCCGTGGGACCGGCCGGAGATGCCGGCGATCCGAGCTCCGGTCGGCTCGTCCACGAGGAAGGGGAGCGCCCAGCGCGCGCCCTCGGGGTGAACCGCCTCGGGTGCCACCTTGGCGAAGGCGCCGGCTTCGGCGAGGACGTCGAGCCAGCTGGTCTTGTGCGCGACGTAATCGTGCGAGCCGTAGATCGCGTAGATCCGGGTTCCGTCAATCGAGAGCTGACGCAGGGCGGCCGCGACCGGCGCGACCTCCGCCGGGTCCGGTACGGGCGTGTGGAAGAGGTCGCCCGAGATGAGCAGGAACTCGGCATGCTCGACACGGACCTGGGCGATCGAGCGGAGGACGCTCTCGCGCAGGAGGCCCCGCAGCTTGGCGTCTCGGGGCCATGCCCCGACGTGCGCGTCGGCGAGGTGCGCGAAGACGAACCGGTCCGAAGCCATGGATCTCTACCGGACCGGTGGTTCGGGCGGGCCCTTGCGTGGGCCGTTGCGGCTGCGGTCCCGGAGGGCCGCGGAGATGCCGCTCGCCGCGCCTACCAGGAGGATCCCGAACGGCAGCAGATCGTCGCTGTTGAACCGCGGGGCCGGGGATTCCGGGGAGGTGCTCTTCGGCGGCGAGGAAGACTTGGAGGCCGGCGGCGCCGCCGCGGCGGCCGCCGAAAGGGAGCGCACGGTGAGGTCCATGATCTCGAACAGCTCGGTCGCTTCCTCCATCGTGATCTGCCGGTTGCGCAGGCGGCCGACGAGAAAGACGTAGCGCGCGCTGGAGCTCGCGGTGCCCCCCATCGGTGCTTTGGGCCTCGAGGTCGCCATCGAATCGTGCCGTCCGGAACCGTCCCATGCGGAGCGGGCTCTTGAAGCGTCGGGGAGTGCGGGAGGCGGGCTTCCGCGAGGAGTTATAGAGGCCACCGGCCCTTCCTATCGCGATGTCATCTCCGCCCGAGGCCCCGCACTCCGACGAGCGCGAGCGCCACCTGCACGTGCGCCTTTCCGAGTCCCGGGGCGCGATCTACGATCTCATTACCGAGTACCTCCAGGCCGCCGGCAAGGCGCCCGACTGGTACTGGCGGACGGCCGGCCGGCTCGAAGGCAGCGAGGCCGACAACCTCGAGGAGATGCTCTCGAGCGCCTTCGAGGCGGGCGCGTTCATCGCCCACGAGCACCCCGAGGACGTGGAGTTCGTCTGGGTCACGGAAGAGGACTGCGACAAGGAGCGTCGCCGGGAGGAGCGCGGCGAGCAGCGCGAGGAAGCGCGCAAGGAACGCTCCACGATGAGCCACTACGCCTAGGCGCGGTCGGCCGTAGCGGCCGCGTGTCCGTTCATAGAACCCTCTCGGCGCGGAGACCCCTCAACTTGTTGGGGGGAGGAGCGCCGGCACCTATTTGTGTTTCCCGGTGATGGCCCCGGCACACAGCCGAGCGAGTTCCCCACCGATGGGAACGAGCACGCTCGGCGCAGGGTGCGCCCGCCCCCAAACACCTCGCAAGGGGTAAGGCACTCCCGCAAGGGAGCAACAGTTGAAGGTTGGGAACCGACGGGCATACGCACCAGACTCGGGGAGCTATGCCTCCGCAAGGAGGGGGCGGAAACACCTTTGATGCCCCTTCCCGAGCCGGGCCGCTTCCCGCTTCGTGCGGGTAGGGATTGGAACCCCGAAGTCGACCGGCCCATCGCGCTCCGTACCGTCGGTAAGACGGCGTTTTCTGGGGAACCAGCCCCTGGACGGAAATTGGAAGCGCAAGCC
The window above is part of the Thermoplasmata archaeon genome. Proteins encoded here:
- a CDS encoding SMC family ATPase, whose translation is MQLRRLRLKNIRSYTSAELELTRGTTLIAGDVGSGKTSLLYAIEMALFGFAEVDAGFLVRHGAPQAEVAVEIEHEGHRYEISRRFRRITRKGRHSFELERSTFSQDGATTQYSATELRQRIIDLFGFPDNPSPRAHSDLWRWAVYVPQERMREVLSQEPQDRLETIRKALGVERYRAAAENAQELASEIRRVAATRVEEAGRLHHWEADHSVRSAEIVRLRAERVGLETKHAELRRDLDAAERAGQELQEGLRRVEGDRREQASLTRQGEQDLRAVASLTEQQRHAVAEIGRLAAGDTVGPATDLAALSQRAATLDEEQARLNAGLRELATRLQELAAVRAEALAAERHRTDAREHADRARHALEEAKATLAELAAQGPAREPPAPTLRNLSEIDAALETAQAAERTALEETARARTDLEEVDTLLAGGICPRCRQTVRPEEFRPHREESARALAETENRLRKLQAGRGAVGEERRSRERYERARDRWIDLEHRRADSSASLARCQSEEVTSRTALREAEAEAQRARERATSLEPIEATERAERAKATALDAERARCITGIEGVRRAEEERRNRQIRRESLERDRERIGTELEAIQQRVAERMIALNALRDRVERAATLEQEDARARKKLAELQAVATEIRAAVVRAEARIEDSERRLNEAEAGLRERRQLLGEIEELRAKAAWVGGPFRETLFSIEERLLASAQAMFDQLFARYFASLIDDTGLEARVDVSFTPAVLIHGEWTPAEALSGGERTSLALAFRLALGRVVRTMGSLDLETIILDEPTDGFSPEQIVRMGELLEELALPQVILVSHEAELASIADRVVLAEKHDGVSVLRVSRADPAGSPAI